Proteins from one Chloroherpetonaceae bacterium genomic window:
- a CDS encoding phytanoyl-CoA dioxygenase family protein produces MPPITPNIPLTDLPEPLFSRALEALKLNDSQNSLIREFAQKGFLVIQPEIDLKTIEAAIEATKVACVSSEGKILERRVMDAWRKNASIKAIAAAPKIMEVLRLLYQRRPIPFQTLNFPIGTEQKTHSDTIHFNCYPRGFMCGVWVAFEDTDSENGALHYYEGSHRLPVYEMFDIGREGRAIQHSSQPEHYGYYESFIESFIDHQGFAKKELHLKKGEALIWASNLFHGGNPIKNPSRTRFSQVTHYYFENCMYYTPLTCDPYPGKIQLKPLIDIATGESISNQFNGKPVSIYLGQDFVSGFKQLGRILRSRFR; encoded by the coding sequence ATGCCGCCGATTACACCGAATATTCCTCTCACCGATTTACCTGAACCGTTGTTTAGCCGTGCCCTTGAGGCATTAAAACTCAATGACTCTCAAAATTCTTTAATTCGTGAGTTTGCTCAAAAAGGATTTCTTGTCATTCAACCTGAAATCGATTTGAAGACGATAGAGGCAGCAATTGAAGCGACAAAAGTAGCTTGCGTTTCTTCGGAAGGAAAAATTCTTGAACGACGCGTAATGGATGCTTGGCGTAAAAACGCCTCAATCAAAGCGATTGCTGCAGCACCCAAAATTATGGAGGTTCTACGCCTCTTGTATCAGCGCCGTCCGATTCCTTTTCAGACCCTTAATTTTCCAATTGGAACCGAGCAAAAAACACATAGCGATACCATACACTTTAATTGTTACCCGCGTGGTTTTATGTGCGGCGTTTGGGTTGCTTTTGAAGACACTGATTCGGAAAACGGCGCATTGCACTATTATGAGGGAAGCCATCGACTCCCGGTTTATGAAATGTTTGATATTGGGCGTGAAGGCCGAGCCATTCAACATTCATCGCAGCCTGAGCATTATGGCTATTACGAGTCTTTTATTGAATCATTTATTGACCATCAAGGCTTTGCCAAAAAGGAACTCCACCTCAAAAAAGGCGAGGCTCTCATTTGGGCTTCGAATTTATTTCACGGCGGCAATCCCATTAAAAACCCTTCTCGAACTCGGTTCAGCCAAGTGACTCATTACTACTTTGAAAACTGTATGTATTACACCCCTCTCACTTGCGACCCGTATCCGGGGAAAATTCAACTCAAGCCACTGATTGATATTGCCACAGGGGAATCCATTTCCAATCAATTTAACGGGAAACCCGTATCTATTTATTTGGGACAAGATTTTGTTTCAGGGTTCAAACAATTGGGCCGAATTCTTAGAAGCCGTTTTCGATAA
- a CDS encoding phage holin family protein, translated as MTRILLHWLVSASAIYITALFIKGIEVDNFWAAMAVAFVMGLFNAIVRPIILFFSMPLVILSLGLLIVIINGAFLYFASAVIEGFRVQSFWTACFGSVIISVFSFLLGWLIGLGKSDKEKK; from the coding sequence ATGACCCGCATCTTACTTCATTGGCTCGTTAGTGCCTCGGCCATTTATATCACTGCACTTTTCATTAAAGGCATCGAAGTTGATAACTTTTGGGCTGCGATGGCAGTAGCCTTTGTGATGGGCCTCTTCAATGCAATCGTTCGGCCAATTATCCTCTTCTTTTCTATGCCTCTTGTGATTCTTTCGCTTGGTCTGCTTATTGTCATCATTAACGGAGCTTTTCTTTACTTTGCATCGGCAGTTATTGAAGGATTTCGCGTTCAAAGTTTTTGGACTGCCTGCTTTGGCTCAGTAATAATTAGTGTTTTCTCTTTTCTCTTGGGTTGGCTGATAGGGCTGGGGAAGAGTGATAAAGAAAAAAAATAA
- a CDS encoding flippase: MLFLLFMNLKSLQKKLSEFHVRYQSLIENAGALFFLQMAGYVLPFVTFPYLTRVLGAETFGVFVFAQSVVQYFTLLTDYGFNLSATQQISIQRENSTALSKIFSTTIATKFLLFLMSEALLIILILFHPKLSLYREVILLTSLSLVGSVFFPIWFFQGIEKMRIITLLQVSGRVLYVVCILFFVQEPLDVRLASLFFSLSSIIPGALGFYYSFRLKPLSIILPNSTDIFQALQKGKVVFFSMAGASLFNNSNTFILGLFGSMEQVGLYSIAERIVRAFVMLSTPITQAIFPHSARLFSNSKESALQFLRKVLIGGSIFFFSLSVIVFSLAEWIVYLATGNFIPEAALLLRILSFLPFTIFADNIFGTQILLNIGQERTFTKVIFASGIFSLVSSLIFVPYFFGLATACIYFITEVIVFVWFAIAVKQFGFSIKLFRQ; this comes from the coding sequence ATGCTTTTCCTCCTTTTTATGAATCTGAAATCCCTCCAAAAAAAATTATCTGAATTTCATGTCAGATATCAAAGCCTTATCGAAAATGCAGGCGCCCTTTTCTTTCTTCAAATGGCAGGATATGTACTCCCCTTTGTAACCTTTCCCTATTTGACGCGCGTTTTAGGTGCTGAAACTTTCGGTGTTTTTGTTTTTGCACAATCGGTCGTGCAATATTTTACTTTGCTTACCGACTACGGATTTAATCTTTCGGCAACCCAACAGATTTCGATTCAAAGGGAAAATTCGACCGCTCTTTCAAAAATTTTTTCGACAACGATTGCAACAAAGTTTCTTCTCTTCCTGATGAGCGAAGCATTGCTCATTATACTCATTCTATTTCATCCCAAACTTTCGCTTTATCGCGAAGTCATTCTGCTGACTTCGCTCTCACTTGTTGGGTCGGTTTTTTTTCCCATTTGGTTTTTTCAAGGAATCGAAAAAATGCGCATCATTACCTTGCTCCAAGTATCGGGTAGAGTTTTATATGTTGTTTGTATTCTTTTTTTTGTTCAAGAGCCTTTGGATGTTCGATTGGCGTCTCTTTTTTTTAGTCTAAGCAGCATTATTCCGGGCGCTTTAGGGTTTTATTATTCATTTAGGTTAAAACCCCTTTCGATTATTTTACCGAATTCGACCGATATTTTTCAAGCCTTGCAAAAAGGGAAAGTGGTTTTCTTTTCAATGGCCGGGGCATCTTTGTTTAACAATTCAAACACATTCATTCTAGGCCTTTTTGGGTCAATGGAGCAGGTTGGGTTGTATTCCATTGCAGAGCGAATTGTTCGTGCTTTTGTTATGCTTTCGACGCCCATTACACAAGCCATTTTTCCTCACTCTGCCCGTCTTTTTTCGAATTCGAAAGAGAGTGCGCTTCAATTTTTAAGAAAAGTCTTAATCGGAGGGTCAATTTTCTTTTTCTCTCTTTCAGTAATTGTATTTTCTCTTGCGGAGTGGATTGTCTATTTGGCAACCGGAAATTTTATTCCAGAAGCTGCTTTACTTCTTCGAATTCTTTCTTTTTTACCCTTCACCATATTTGCAGATAATATCTTCGGAACTCAGATTCTATTAAACATTGGTCAAGAGCGCACCTTTACGAAAGTTATTTTTGCATCGGGGATTTTCTCATTGGTTTCTTCATTAATTTTTGTGCCCTACTTTTTTGGACTCGCGACTGCCTGTATTTACTTCATCACAGAAGTTATTGTTTTCGTATGGTTTGCGATTGCGGTAAAGCAATTTGGTTTCTCGATAAAACTTTTTCGCCAATGA
- a CDS encoding glycosyltransferase family 4 protein — MTNHSAAPSPKRILQIITVFSIGGATASMINIASGLKLRGYEVEIVTGKNISSEGDLFQEANARGLKVTVLPNFVKEVSPIKDLLTLFQLIRFIKSGSFDVVHTHTAKAGILGRLAAYIANVPTIFHSLHLLSFHRFQHPILRFVFIFLERLVIRFTTKVISVCQTMINAHLSAGIGKPEQYTVVFNSIQNKFFSHSLDSKERLREKFGNSLGIHQNDVVITNVSRITELKGQAFILQAAPSIVKSHPEVKFLFVGGGDYLPRIKEIVTKNNLSQHVILTGVVPPERVVELLQLSDIICHTSLHEGLPTVFQEAMALKKPLVSFNLDGAAEVISDGLNGFLIPASPVNDETISILEARLISLIENPSLRISFGEQAYHKTNPYFTQSYMTDKFLEIYDSAFQTK; from the coding sequence ATGACCAATCATTCAGCAGCACCTTCACCGAAAAGAATCCTACAGATTATTACCGTCTTTAGTATCGGCGGGGCAACGGCTTCAATGATTAATATCGCTAGTGGATTAAAACTTCGCGGGTACGAAGTAGAAATTGTTACTGGAAAAAATATTTCTTCCGAAGGGGATTTGTTTCAAGAAGCAAATGCTCGCGGCTTAAAGGTAACCGTACTTCCCAATTTTGTAAAGGAAGTTTCCCCAATTAAAGATCTCCTCACTCTTTTTCAACTGATTCGTTTTATCAAAAGCGGCTCTTTCGATGTGGTTCATACCCATACTGCAAAAGCAGGAATTTTAGGTAGGCTTGCAGCCTATATTGCCAATGTTCCAACCATTTTTCATTCTCTTCATTTACTATCCTTTCACCGGTTTCAGCATCCTATACTTCGATTCGTTTTCATATTCTTGGAAAGGTTGGTGATCCGTTTCACCACGAAAGTGATCAGTGTATGTCAAACAATGATTAATGCTCATCTTTCTGCAGGGATTGGAAAACCTGAGCAATACACGGTTGTGTTTAATTCAATTCAAAATAAATTTTTCTCTCATTCACTAGATTCAAAGGAAAGATTACGCGAGAAATTCGGAAATAGTTTAGGTATTCATCAGAATGATGTGGTCATTACCAATGTCTCCCGAATTACTGAATTGAAAGGGCAAGCGTTTATTCTGCAAGCTGCCCCAAGTATTGTAAAATCGCATCCTGAGGTAAAATTTCTTTTTGTTGGGGGAGGCGATTACTTACCTAGGATTAAAGAAATCGTCACAAAAAATAATCTCTCCCAGCATGTGATTTTAACTGGTGTTGTGCCTCCGGAGCGGGTTGTGGAGTTGCTACAGCTCTCCGATATTATATGTCACACGTCACTGCACGAGGGACTTCCAACTGTGTTTCAAGAAGCAATGGCACTGAAAAAACCCTTGGTTTCTTTTAATCTTGATGGCGCTGCGGAAGTCATTTCTGATGGGTTGAATGGGTTTCTAATTCCCGCCTCACCGGTTAACGATGAAACAATTTCAATTTTAGAGGCTCGTTTGATCTCGCTTATCGAAAATCCCTCCCTTCGTATTTCTTTTGGGGAACAAGCATACCATAAAACGAATCCGTATTTTACGCAGTCATATATGACAGACAAGTTCTTAGAAATTTATGATTCAGCCTTTCAAACTAAATGA
- a CDS encoding methyltransferase domain-containing protein, with amino-acid sequence MNSIDRISLLLKNQGLSGVYQKILTKIFGKAILPNFKEHLGYFQGKSGIEIGGPSQIFRPNEPLPIYPLIGGLDGCNFSSETMWEGALSNEKPYQFHPGREGKQFISEASDLTHISTQSYDFLISSNCLEHIANPIKALREWIRVVKPQGAILVAVPNKDYCFDHRRPVTSFHHLLQDEAANMPETDMTHLEEILSLHDLSRDPLAGDFASFKARSEANFTYRGLHHHIFDMGLMKELFNYLQLRIVFTHKGGQDHVILGIKS; translated from the coding sequence ATGAATTCTATTGATCGGATTTCGCTTCTGCTGAAAAATCAAGGTCTTTCGGGTGTCTATCAAAAAATTTTAACTAAGATATTTGGCAAAGCCATCTTGCCAAATTTCAAGGAACATCTCGGTTATTTCCAAGGAAAGTCGGGAATTGAAATCGGCGGCCCAAGCCAAATCTTTCGACCCAATGAACCACTTCCGATTTACCCGCTTATAGGTGGTTTGGATGGTTGCAATTTCTCATCCGAAACAATGTGGGAAGGTGCGCTTTCCAACGAAAAGCCTTATCAATTTCATCCCGGCCGAGAAGGGAAACAATTTATTTCTGAAGCGAGCGATCTCACCCATATTTCAACGCAATCGTATGATTTTCTTATTTCATCAAATTGCCTTGAGCATATTGCAAATCCGATAAAAGCCCTTAGAGAATGGATTCGTGTTGTGAAACCCCAAGGCGCGATTTTAGTTGCTGTTCCAAATAAAGATTACTGCTTTGACCACCGTCGCCCCGTTACTTCATTTCATCATCTATTACAAGATGAGGCCGCGAATATGCCTGAAACCGATATGACACACTTAGAAGAAATTCTTTCTCTGCATGATCTCTCCCGCGATCCCTTAGCCGGAGATTTTGCTTCCTTCAAAGCGCGAAGCGAAGCCAATTTTACTTATCGTGGGCTACATCATCATATCTTTGATATGGGGTTAATGAAAGAACTCTTCAATTACCTTCAATTGCGAATTGTCTTTACTCACAAAGGTGGGCAAGATCATGTCATTCTCGGAATTAAAAGTTAA
- a CDS encoding glycosyltransferase family 2 protein, which yields MKPKVAVLLSTYNGERFLLEQLNSILSQTYTPIDIFIRDDGSSDNTLSLLESFSSEHSQTTLFQEQNLGAAQSFFSLLAKPLDEYDYIAFSDQDDVWDPFKIEDSILKLKVIQSDTPAMYCSRFEIVSESLTHLAFSPVYHTVGFHNALVQNIATGCTVVINQAARQLILSQLPDQVIMHDWWIYLVVSAFGKVIYDPQSYVKYRQHQSNVVGTTSTFIGKMKRHWKSFRNGKSVIFKISGQATTFYSIFGSRLMPENKRLLELFLLGKSSVLGRFRLLFNRQLKRNSIIDNAILRIMISLNKY from the coding sequence ATGAAGCCTAAAGTCGCCGTTCTTCTTTCGACATACAATGGGGAAAGGTTTCTGCTTGAGCAGTTGAACAGTATTCTTTCTCAAACATATACCCCAATTGATATTTTTATCCGTGACGACGGCTCGAGCGATAACACGCTTTCCCTTCTTGAATCGTTTTCTTCAGAACACTCTCAGACAACATTATTTCAAGAACAAAATCTTGGCGCGGCTCAAAGTTTTTTTTCTCTGCTCGCAAAGCCTCTTGACGAGTACGATTATATCGCCTTTTCAGATCAAGATGATGTTTGGGATCCTTTTAAAATTGAAGACTCGATTCTTAAGCTGAAAGTTATTCAATCTGATACGCCGGCGATGTATTGCTCTCGCTTTGAGATTGTCTCCGAGTCGCTCACGCACTTAGCATTTTCTCCGGTTTATCATACCGTAGGATTTCATAATGCTTTGGTTCAAAACATAGCAACCGGATGTACGGTTGTGATTAATCAAGCAGCGCGTCAATTAATCTTGAGCCAATTGCCTGATCAAGTCATTATGCATGATTGGTGGATTTACTTGGTTGTTTCTGCTTTTGGAAAGGTGATTTATGACCCGCAAAGTTATGTGAAGTACCGACAGCATCAGTCGAATGTCGTTGGAACAACATCAACATTTATCGGTAAAATGAAACGGCATTGGAAGAGTTTTAGAAATGGCAAAAGTGTTATTTTTAAGATAAGCGGGCAGGCAACGACATTTTACAGTATTTTTGGTTCGCGCCTTATGCCTGAAAACAAGCGCCTTCTCGAGCTTTTTCTCTTAGGCAAAAGCAGTGTTTTGGGTCGATTTCGATTACTCTTTAATCGGCAATTAAAACGCAATTCTATTATTGATAATGCAATCCTTCGAATTATGATTTCCTTAAATAAATACTAA
- a CDS encoding pyruvate kinase has translation MNRNDYLISEKLKSPGLILQALKRLQSEVRKEGRKQFNEWKPTIHRKEFEFSAKNFAEYLALRRRDLRHLQAALIPLGLSSLGRSEARVMPNLEAVIAALSAMISKANALTAPKQEDFLKGSLRLEANADDILGKAPDRRNVRMMITLPSDAAKNYSLVSKLLEKGMNIARINCAHDSEEEWSKMIAHIRRAEKSLGLTCKIFMDLGGPKVRTGEIVDKRTRDKGKQDVIAKGELIFLYGNKPRAKNNETLQVACAIPEILPSIGVGHQVWIDDGHIGSVVEEKRDEGLILRVTNVEAKGRKVKSDKGLNFPDSTLSISPLTSKDLNDLNFICKNADAINYSFVQSAEDVLALQNEISTRLHQAKRNGKILKKNNMLPIGMIAKIETKRAVENLPEIIIQGAGNQPFGVMIARGDLAVEIGYQRIAEIQEELLWLCEAAHVPVIWATQVLESLVKKGIPSRAEITDAAMSERAECVMLNKGDYILEAIEILDNVLMRMGQHQTKKMPQLRELYSWRN, from the coding sequence ATGAACCGAAACGACTACTTAATTTCTGAAAAGTTAAAATCTCCGGGTTTAATTCTTCAAGCGCTAAAGCGTTTGCAGAGCGAAGTTCGCAAAGAAGGAAGAAAACAATTTAATGAATGGAAACCAACCATTCATCGAAAGGAATTTGAATTCAGCGCGAAAAATTTTGCAGAATATTTAGCGCTTCGCAGAAGAGATTTGCGTCATCTTCAAGCAGCGCTTATCCCCTTAGGCCTTTCCTCATTAGGGAGAAGTGAAGCGCGGGTAATGCCAAATCTTGAAGCGGTTATCGCGGCACTTTCTGCAATGATTTCAAAGGCTAATGCGCTAACTGCCCCAAAGCAAGAAGATTTTCTAAAAGGAAGTTTAAGGCTTGAAGCCAATGCCGACGACATTCTTGGTAAGGCACCGGATCGCAGGAATGTGAGAATGATGATTACGCTCCCATCCGACGCAGCTAAAAACTATTCATTGGTTTCCAAACTTCTTGAAAAGGGGATGAATATTGCTCGTATAAACTGCGCACATGATTCAGAGGAAGAATGGAGCAAAATGATTGCGCATATACGCCGTGCTGAGAAATCGCTTGGGCTCACTTGCAAAATTTTTATGGATTTAGGTGGACCGAAAGTGAGAACAGGAGAAATCGTTGATAAACGAACGCGTGATAAGGGTAAACAGGATGTCATCGCGAAAGGAGAACTTATATTTCTATATGGGAATAAACCAAGAGCTAAGAACAATGAAACCCTGCAAGTGGCATGTGCAATCCCCGAAATCTTGCCCTCGATTGGAGTAGGTCATCAAGTGTGGATTGATGATGGTCATATTGGAAGTGTGGTTGAAGAGAAAAGGGATGAAGGTTTGATTTTACGTGTTACGAATGTAGAGGCCAAAGGAAGAAAAGTTAAATCAGATAAGGGATTAAACTTCCCCGATTCAACGCTCTCGATATCACCGTTAACCTCCAAAGATCTCAATGACCTTAATTTTATCTGCAAAAATGCAGATGCAATAAACTACTCTTTTGTGCAATCTGCAGAAGATGTGCTGGCTTTGCAAAATGAAATTTCAACACGACTTCATCAGGCAAAGCGAAACGGGAAGATTTTAAAAAAGAACAACATGTTACCGATTGGTATGATTGCCAAAATCGAAACCAAAAGAGCGGTCGAAAATCTTCCTGAAATCATTATTCAAGGTGCCGGTAATCAACCATTTGGAGTGATGATTGCTCGTGGCGATTTGGCCGTCGAAATTGGGTATCAACGAATTGCTGAAATTCAAGAAGAACTGCTGTGGTTATGTGAAGCGGCTCATGTTCCGGTCATTTGGGCGACACAAGTGCTTGAGAGTTTGGTAAAAAAAGGGATTCCATCTCGCGCTGAAATCACGGATGCCGCAATGTCGGAACGAGCCGAATGCGTCATGTTGAATAAGGGAGATTACATTCTAGAAGCGATTGAAATTTTGGACAATGTGCTCATGAGAATGGGTCAGCATCAAACCAAAAAAATGCCGCAACTTCGCGAACTCTATTCTTGGAGGAATTAA
- a CDS encoding glycosyltransferase family 4 protein: protein MKIHFLLPNSGEIPIGGIMVAYEYANRLVKRGHEVTLYHTPDMSAPFHWRFAHFLTRLIHLKGTYQPSGWFQISPEVKLKWIPFYHFLFISSADVIISTYWQTTEKASVFPQSKGNLYYLVQDYELYRSASPLLKEQMQQTFRGKQHNLPISPACETMILESGGRVFAMQPNGIDLTLFRLRNPVNALSRNAIGFPFRPELFKGTRDAIAALIEIHREFPHIPIWAFGSTKSPDLPNWVHYHFRPDFETLVTLYNQSMIFVTASHFEGWGLPGLESMACGAALVSTNHGGIAAYAEDGVNALLSPIQNPHQLTLQIRKLILDSSFRFSLVENALKCISNFDWERSVEKLLENISKV from the coding sequence ATGAAGATTCATTTTTTATTGCCCAATAGCGGTGAGATTCCCATTGGCGGCATTATGGTGGCTTATGAGTATGCAAATCGATTGGTCAAGCGCGGTCATGAGGTTACGCTTTATCATACACCGGATATGAGTGCCCCATTTCATTGGCGATTTGCACATTTTCTGACACGCTTGATTCATTTAAAAGGGACCTATCAACCAAGTGGATGGTTTCAGATTTCTCCGGAAGTCAAATTAAAATGGATTCCTTTTTATCATTTCCTTTTTATCTCAAGCGCCGACGTCATTATCTCAACATACTGGCAAACCACAGAAAAGGCCTCTGTTTTTCCTCAAAGCAAAGGCAACCTTTATTATTTGGTCCAAGATTATGAATTGTACCGTTCAGCTTCTCCGTTACTTAAGGAGCAGATGCAACAAACATTTCGCGGCAAGCAACATAATCTTCCCATTTCGCCGGCTTGCGAGACTATGATTTTAGAATCCGGAGGTCGGGTTTTTGCGATGCAGCCCAATGGAATTGATTTAACTCTTTTTCGCTTAAGAAATCCCGTGAATGCTTTATCGAGAAATGCCATCGGGTTTCCGTTTCGACCTGAATTGTTTAAGGGAACCCGTGATGCGATTGCTGCACTTATAGAAATTCATCGCGAATTTCCACATATTCCGATCTGGGCTTTTGGAAGCACAAAATCACCTGATTTGCCCAATTGGGTTCACTATCACTTTCGACCCGACTTTGAAACTTTGGTAACCCTGTACAATCAATCGATGATATTTGTCACCGCCTCACATTTTGAAGGTTGGGGATTGCCGGGTCTTGAATCAATGGCTTGTGGCGCGGCTCTTGTATCGACGAATCACGGGGGAATCGCGGCTTATGCGGAAGATGGGGTCAATGCGCTTTTATCTCCGATTCAAAACCCTCATCAGCTTACGCTTCAAATCCGAAAGCTTATATTGGATTCTTCATTTCGCTTTTCTCTCGTGGAAAATGCCTTGAAATGCATTTCAAATTTTGATTGGGAGCGCTCTGTTGAAAAACTCCTTGAAAACATTTCAAAAGTATGA
- a CDS encoding SDR family oxidoreductase: MSSQKIALVTGANKGIGLETVKQLAEKGVKVYLGSRDEARGQKAAESLRALGLDVTFVPLDMTNPAHFSALKSMLESSHGRLDILVNNAGIQIEDHTWSKNTTSTISQEILRETFETNFFGLVHLTHTLLPLIRKSDAGRIVNLTSILGSLTLHATPGSPIYETKTFAYNTSKAALNMYTIHLAHELQGTNIRVNAAHPGWVKTDMGTDAAPMNVTEGSKTSVDLALAGKDSPNGKYLHLESELPW, translated from the coding sequence ATGTCTTCACAAAAAATCGCATTGGTTACCGGGGCAAATAAAGGCATCGGATTAGAAACCGTCAAGCAACTTGCAGAAAAGGGCGTCAAGGTTTATTTAGGCTCTCGTGATGAGGCGAGAGGTCAGAAAGCCGCGGAATCGCTTCGCGCCTTGGGTCTTGATGTAACATTCGTTCCACTTGATATGACCAACCCAGCACACTTTTCTGCACTCAAATCAATGCTCGAAAGTTCACACGGAAGACTTGATATTCTGGTTAATAATGCCGGAATCCAAATTGAAGATCACACTTGGTCAAAAAATACGACGAGCACGATTTCACAAGAAATACTTCGTGAAACTTTTGAAACCAATTTTTTTGGCCTTGTTCATCTAACTCATACTTTGCTTCCACTCATTCGCAAAAGCGACGCCGGCCGAATTGTAAACCTTACCAGCATTTTGGGTTCTTTAACTTTACATGCAACCCCCGGTTCACCGATTTATGAAACGAAGACTTTTGCTTATAACACTTCCAAAGCTGCATTAAATATGTACACGATTCATCTGGCTCACGAACTTCAAGGAACCAATATCCGTGTTAATGCAGCACACCCGGGTTGGGTAAAGACTGATATGGGAACCGACGCCGCCCCGATGAATGTCACCGAAGGGTCAAAAACAAGTGTCGATTTAGCGCTTGCAGGAAAAGACTCTCCCAATGGGAAGTATCTTCATTTAGAAAGTGAGCTTCCTTGGTAA